Proteins from a genomic interval of Schistosoma mansoni strain Puerto Rico chromosome 2, complete genome:
- a CDS encoding putative f-actin capping protein beta subunit — MHQNLHFSLKTTCSTPALGMGSGGAYSEVCATAMDMANPLTSVMDLMRRLPPQKINHTLVDVISLKPEHCEDILSSVDQPLKIARDVHADRDYLLCDYNRDGDSYRSPWSNTYDPPLEDGAMPSESLRKREIEINTAFDQYREMYYEGGISSVYLWDMDHGFAGVILIKKAGNAKLASGCWDSIHVIDVVERPSAKISLYKLTSTVMLWLQTQRESAGYFNLGGSLSRFSERELPLGDSGFQ; from the exons ATGCACCAAAACCTCCATTTCTCGTTGAAGACCACTTGTTCCACTCCCGCCTTGGGAATGGGAAGTGGAGGCGCTTATTCCGAAGTTTGCGCAACAGCGATGGATATG GCCAATCCTCTTACTTCTGTCATGGATTTGATGCGACGTCTACCGCCTCAAAAAATCAATCATACTTTGGTGGATGTAATCTCGCTTAAACCAGAACACTGTGAAGATATTTTAAGCTCAGTGGATCAACCTTTAAAGATCGCGAGAGATGTCCATGCTGATCGTGATTATTTATTATGCGATTATAACAGAGATGGTGATTCTTATCGATCACCTTGGTCAAATACCTACGACCCACCACTAGAAGATGGAGCTATGCCAAGTGAAAGTCTTCGTAAACGAGAAATAGAAATTAATACAGCTTTTGATCAATACAGAGAAAT gTATTATGAGGGAGGGATATCTTCAGTTTACCTATGGGATATGGATCATGGATTCGCTGGGGTTATTCTGATAAAGAAAGCTGGTAATGCTAAGTTGGCTAGTGGTTGTTGGGATTCAATACATGTTATTGATGTTGTT GAAAGGCCTTCTGCTAAAATATCCTTATATAAGCTTACAAGTACAGTTATGCTATGGCTTCAAACCCAACGAGAATCTGCAGGTTATTTCAATCTTGGTGGTAGTCTTTCAAGATTCAGTGAGCGTGAACTTCCTTTGGGAGACTCAGGGTTCCAATAA